CGGTGGTAAGGCTTTTAGCTGGCCCAAATTAGGCTACATGAAATGTGCAACACTGTTAATATAAACGTGTGTTTTCAGAATTGACCGATTTCCCCAAAACGTACATAAAAACTTAATCTACTTCTCTGCTATTTAAATCTGAAATCAGAATCGAAATATATTCTACCAACCAAATTATAGCACTGGGGGAGGCATACAGCTCACCCCGACTCATTAAACTAACCCGCTATAACAACTAACTAACCAAATTATAGCACTGGGGGAGGCATACAGCACAACTAACTAACCAAATTATAGCACTGGGGGAGGCATACAGCTCACCCCGACTCATTACACTAACCCGCTATAACAACTAACTAACCAAATTATAGCACTGGGGGAGGCATACAGCTCACCCCGACTCATTAAACTAACCCGCTATAACAACTAACTAACCAAATTATAGCACTGGGGGAGGCATACAGCTCACCCCGACTCATTAAACTAACCCGCTATAACAACTAACTAACCAAATTATAGCACTGGGGGAGGCATACAGCTCACCCCGACTCATTAAACTAACCCGCTATAACAACTAACTAACCAAATTCTAGCACTGGGGGAGGCATACAGCTCACCCCGACTCATTAAACTAACCCGCTATAACAACTAACTAACCAAATTATAGCACTGGGGGAGGCATACAGCTCACCCCGACTCATTAAACTAACCCGCTATAACAACTAACTAACCAAATTATAGCACTGGGGGAGGCATACAGCTCACCCCGACTCATTAAACTAACCCGCTATAACAACTAACTAACCAAATTATAGCACTGGGGGAGGCATACAGCTCACCCCGACTCATTAAACTAACCCGCTATAACAGCTAACTAACCAAATTATAGCACTGGGGGAGGCATACAGCTCACCCCGACTCATTAAACTAACCCGCTATAACAGCTAACTAACCAAATTATAGCACTGGGGGAGGCATACAGCTCACCCCGACTCATTAAACTAACCCGCTATAACAGCTAACTAACCAAATTATAGCACTGGGGGAGGCATACAGCTCACCCCGACTCATTAAACTAACCCGCTATAACAGCTAACTAACCAAATTATAGCACTGGGGAGGCATACAGCTCACCCCGACTCATTAAACTAACCCGCTATAACAGCTAACTAACCAAATTATAGCACTGGGGGAGGCATACAGCTCACCCCGACTCATTAAACTAACCCGCTATAACAGCTAACTAACCAAATTATAGCACTGGGGGAGGCATACAGCTCACCCCGACTCATTAAACTAACCCGCTATAACAACTAACTAACCAAATTATAGCACTGGGGGAGGCATACAGCTCACCCCGACTCATTAAACTAACCCGCTATAACAACTAACTAACCAAATTATAGCACTGGGGGAGGCATACAGCTCACCCCGACTCATTAAACTAACCCGCTATAACAACTAACTAACCAAATTATAGCACTGGGGGAGGCATACAGCTCACCCCGACTCATTAAACTAACCCGCTATAACAACTAACTAACCAAATTCTAGCACTGGGGGAGGCATACAGCTCACCCCGACTCATTAAACTAACCCGCTATAACAACTAACTAACCAAATTCTAGCACTGGGGGAGGCATACAGCTCACCCCGACTCATTAAACTAACCCGCTATAACAACTAACTAACCAAATTATAGCACTGGGGGAGGCATACAGCTCACCCCGACTCATTAAACTAACCCGCTATAACAACTAACTAACCAAATTATAGCACTGGGGGAGGCATACAGCTCACCCCGACTCATTAAACTAACCCGCTATAACAACTAACTAACCAAATTATAGCACTGGGGGAGGCATACAGCTCACCCCGACTCATTAAACTAACCCACTATAACAACTAATTAACCAAATTATAGCACTGGGGGAGGCATACAGCTCACCCCAACTCATTAAACTAACCCGCTATAACAACTAACTAACCAAATTAGCGACCTCATTTACTATAGCTAACCCATGGCCTACCTATCTAAAACATCCACTTTTACTACTGCAATGTGCTGCTACCAGTACTTCTGGGCTacttaccactactaccacctagtcTCCCACTGAAGGTTACTATCTACCATGTATAAAACAGTCCCTCCCTCTACTACACCAGCCTACATTCTTCAACAGCAACACACTTTTAAACTTCTTCCACTAGATGCACCATCATATTTCTTTCCCCAAATAATAAGCTAAAAGTCCTATTTAGTAGAAGTATTAGTCAGAGTGTAGTTATTTGTGATGAAAGGTGGTCTAACTGCCCCACACTCCAAAGGAATAAGGTTTATATAGTAATCAGACCTGATATTTTATTAGAATTAACTTTGACTATATGTCACTGCTTCTCTTAAGAACAACGTTTTAAACTTCTTTGACTACAACAAATGTTTCTTCACGGAAAATTACCATCTAGTTTCtcttatgtttttattttcaaattTAAAGTGCATCGTTGGGAACGagcttgttagtaagcattttactgtaaggtctacacctgttgtattcagcgcatgtgactaatactatttgatgtgatttgatttaaagtCACAATGCTCTATTACAGGGACAGGCAACTTTCATTAGGGTGGGGGACACAAAAAATCGGAACTCATCATGAAGGGCCCCAGTGGCTCACGGGTCTGCGTACCCTCATCCATACaaacacatgcagtcagagccggccctagacttttgggggccctaagtgacATTTTTAAGCTTTAGAGTggtcggtaattcgaccatgattactacaagtttagatagctggttagactaacttaccaatctaaaaaggTTAGgggacatgggctaattgagtgactgtcagtgactgacataacaagagaataactgctgatgcacaaccacatttagaAATAGCACCTTGTTTTCTcaactattctaactctcaacagtaaattAAGACCCAgatttattttcttattttgtttTGTAAAATTGATCCGCGGGCCTACAAAAGCTTCCTAAGACCAACTGACCAGCGTTTTGCAAAGAGCAAGACACACAAACAGCACAGAACAGAAAACATGTCGATTCATATTCATATTAATGAGTGTTGCACCTATTTCTCAATGCCAGAAACACATTTAATAGTAACTTAGAGCACCAAAAGAAAACATTCCAAATTACAAACTCTTAAATCAATTTGAATAATATTGCAATGTTGTTCTAAAAGTTGGGCTTGAGGTTTTCTCCAAATCAGCTAAATCTTCTGAAACAACCCAATAACGCCCTACAGTCAGCGTCACACGGTGGGGAAATACAAAGCCAAGCTCAGCCTTCGTGTCCTCCTGGGTCACACGGTGGGGAAATACAAAGCCAAGCTTAGCCTTCGTGTCCTCCTCGGTTACACGGTGGGGAAATACAAAGCCAAGCTCAGCCTTCGTGTCGGTCCTCGTGGATTTGTTCGTAGGTGTAAAGACAGTAACAGTATCAAGCTAGCAATTGCATTTTTACTCATCATCTTCTTTTTGATCAACCTTTTAGTGTTTAGTGAAGTTTATAGTTTGGTGAAGTTTTTTGCACGCAATGAAAAACGTCCTAATATGTTGGATACATTTGTGAGAATAAGGCGGGCGAATTGGGCATCTACTTGTCAATCAGCAATCTGAGGGGCAAATTTCATCCCTGAGAATTTCCACGGCTAACAACAATGGAAGGAGGACTTAAGCAAGAAGTTGCTTCTCAAAGTGGATTCTGTCCATAGCATCAACGTGGCTTCTAAAGCGTCTCAAACAGCCAGCAGCATGGAGTATTATCACGGTCTTCAGTGAGCATGGAAGTGAACCGGGTAAGAGGTATGATCTGGCCATAGCATCAACGTGGCTTCTAAAGCGTCTCAAACAGCCAGCCGCATGGAGTATTATCACGGTCTTCAGTGAGCATGGAAGTGAACCGGGTAAGGGGTATGATCTGGCCATAGCATCAACGTGGCTTCTAAAGCGTCTCAAACAGCCAGCAGCATGGAGTATTATCACGGTCTTCAGTGAGCATGGAAGTGAACCGGATAAGGGGTATGATCTGGCCATAGCATCAACGTGGCTTCTAAAGCGTCTCAAACAGCCAGCAGCATGGAGTATTATCACGGTCTTCAGTGAGCATGGAAGTGAACCGAGTAAGGGGTATGATCTGGCCATAGCATCAACGTGGCTTCTAAAGCATCTCAAACAGCCAGCAGCATGGAGTATTATCACGGTCTTCAGTGAGCATGGAAGTGAACCGAGTAAGGGGTATGATCGTTGTATGTCTGGAACTTTCTCacacatcattattcatgattcattcatgattatccataatcatggtagttTCCACATTcacgtagaagtgtttagaaacatattctattcttatttacaataaaagtattTACAATactattcatttctattgggcacaaaatgatctgaaacacaaccaaagcaAATTGTGAAAGGATCCAAcacgtttgtagagtcacaagcttgatgtagtcattgcttgctaggaatatgggaacaaatacacaacttttgactactttaatacacttatAAATACATTTGTCCAAACACTTTTGCTTCCCTAAAATGGGTgggctatgtacaaaaagtgctgtaatttctaaacagttcatcTGATATGGATGAATACCCTAAagatgacagtctgcactttaaccttatagacattgtatcatttcaaatccaaagttctGGAGAacagaaccaaaacaacaaacaatgtgtcactgtccaaatacttttggacctCACTGTCCAGTAACGAAGTCATCCTGAATACATCTGACCTGTCTTCCACCCTGGTCATAGGCCTATAGCCATGTCAAAATACACATAATTGTAGGAAATTAGGTTTAAAACAGTAAACATTTCCTGGGGGAAATGTgtttaataaaaaatacaatcaaAAGTTTTAAAACCTAGACAGACacagtattagtattagtattagtccTTTCCGCTCCTGGTGATTTCTGCACTGTCATCTGCTTTGTTAATGTTGGCCTCAGATTCTAAAAGCAGGAAGGGATTGGGGTGAAGGTGCAATCTGTGTAAAGTATGTCAGCACGACTCAGCAGCCAATCACATAATCCGTTGTTCACTTCTGTTCCAGTACAGTAAGTTCTAACACACACCCTTATCTCTgcaaacatcacacacacacacacacacacacacacacacacacacacacacacacacacacacacacacacacacacacacacacacacacacacacacacacacacacacacacacacagtcaggcaggcaacagagacagacaacaacacagagagaaggaaaacACTAAAGATAGATAGGTGGGTTAAcctttgttgttattctttctTCTTTAAGTATGTAAAcacggttatgtgagctattGGCTCACTTCAATATAGAATCCTTCCGTGCCGCAGGATACATTCCGAGTAAGGATTTTCAGgttagttgtcacgtcctgaccagtaaaggggttatttgttcttatagtttggtcaggacgtggcagggggtatatgttttatgtggttcagggtgtgtttgtgtatatgttcatgtagagggggtatttggtttatatggttcggggtggttgtgtatgtagaggggtatttgatttattagtccagggttttggttattgttctatgttagtttatttttatgttcagtctagtcgtttgtatgtaaccgatgtgaaatggctagttagttagcggtggtgcgcgctaatagcgtttcaatcagtgacgtcactcgctctgagacttgaagtagggtttccccttgcgttgcaagggccgcggcttttgtggcgcgatgggtaacgatgcttcgtggggtgttagttgttgatgtgtgcaagggtccctggttcgagcccaggttggggcgaagagagggacggaacctacactgttacatgtatttctatgtttagctaattggtgttggggccttcagttggaggcagctgtctatcgttgcctctgattgaaggtcctataaataggagtggtttgtcatgggattttgtggaagattgtttcttgttttgctgtatgcctgacgagactgtctagttcgtttgttttttgtatacggtgtttgtgtttttcctttttcactaataaaaagaagctgagtatacattttcctgctacgttttggtctacaccctacgacacccgtgacattaGTCCAGGGGCCAATTCCAATTTAATTagaaattccatttcaattcttgAATTCACTCATGAAGTGGAGAATTTTTTTCAAAttcaatttttgtattttttttcttttcagTTATGGAATTTGTATTGAATTGAAATTAGACAGTTTGGATTTTTTAATTTTGGAATTGAATTATAATTCCAAAAACATTTAATCTTTGGAAtgtaatattttcacatttcccaGTTAATGGAAATAATGCACATAGTATCAAACTGTTCTGTAGGATTTGTATAAAATAATCTAGGCTATTTTTTTCTatgtagaacctaaaagggttctccggttgtccccataggagaaccctgtgaagaaccctttttggttacaggtataactattttgggttccatgtagaaccctggggaaagggttctacatggaacccaacagGGTTCTTcacagggttctcctatggggacaaccggAGAACCATTTCAGGTTCTacatagaaaaaaaggtgctaagagTGTATTCCTATATTTCCAGTATAGCTACTGTAGGCTGTCTGAACAGTGACATGATGAGCTTGAAAGCCTGAGGGAATTACATttgaatttgtggaattgttgTGGATAATATTGAATTGGGAATTCAATTCTTGGAATTTACCAAACATAGGAATTTTGAGGAATTTAATTATCTCCAAATGAAAAAACTGACCTGAATTTTGAATTGAATTAAATGTAATTTACAGGGAGAGAGAATTGAATTAGAATGTAATTTGTAGAATTGACCACAACCATGGTACTGCGGCTGCCCCCCTTAAATAGCTGCCGTCGCACTACTTCCACCTCATGTCCTTTTTCGAAACGCTGTAGATCACCGACAAAAAGGATTGGAGTAATCCAATACCTCCCATAACCATGGTTACATACTGTACGTAGCCTTTGTTATGTAgcactatattggatcactccaatatgaTATCACAGTACCAGATTAATCAGTGAACTAGTCTTTGGTCAGACAAAGAGCAAAGTCCAGTCCGGACTGAGCTCAGAGCAGTCCTGTTTGCTGTGTCCCTCCGCCCCTTCCCAGGGAAGCAGATACAACACGAAGAACAGCCCTCCCGACCACATAGGTGGGGTGAACATGTGCTAGACAGCATCCAACTGGCCGAGGCGCAAACGTCTGAGAGGGGAACTCCTTTGAGCAGGACCCACGAGGTAGTAACTCCTCCAAAAGAATGCGCCACCACAGCAAAAGGCAAAGGCCTGCAGGCCAGCCGAAATGCTGCAGTAACAACATGAGAGTCTGTTTGGATAGGCCCTGGCCCAGAACTCTCTCACCCTAGCAAACGAAATCCGATAACACCTTTTGCATTGGCTGTGTCTGTGAAAATAAGTGTCCATTGCCCCAGCCGAGCACAACACACTGGGGGAGGCCCCTAGTTAACCAGCAACAGCGCAAGAAGCGTATGTGGACAACTGTAATGGCCGGTTCACACGTCACTCAGACAGAACCCTTGTCCAGAATGAGGGGTTAGGATGGAGGTCGACACTCCTTTCATCTGAACCCATTCAGAAATATTCAGTCAACCAGGGCTTCAACACCAGAAGACCCTGAGACATAGGCACCAGAACTGATACGGTACCGGCAACGGAATTGGAGTTCGTAGCCCTCCAGCAATGTCTTCAGTACCCATGGGAGCTCCACCTGCCTCTCTCCGTTTGCTCTTTGGGACTGTGAGAGGCTGCCAAGGCCGGCGGCAAGCACGTCAAATCAAATGAAAGTGTATTGGCTGCGTACATAGTTTAGAagatgttatagcgggtgcagAAAAATGCTGTAGGACAGGGAGAAAGCACATGAagactcaattagcctagctatctggctagctaacttagctagctatcttagCCAACTAGCTTCTCaaggtttgatgcagtcaagacaggtactacgTAATCATATTGCATGATAAACAACCTAGCTATGACAAGCTAGAAGTCAGTCTACTAGCGCAAGTCAGTTCGGTTGGTTGctgcctctcccccctccttcttgCTCCTGTTTCACTTTCTCACAGTACACTCACCACAAGGGCCCTCCTCTTCCTCGCaaggcccctcctcctcctgctctgccTCACACTATATCAGCTCTGGTGAATAAAGTAGCTTACAGATGgacttttctgctgcttccctcactctGATCCAACCACGTCTATACGGAACTGGTCGTCCTCGGGTCCTTTCGGAACGGGTCTCTTGTctacataaaaaaaatgtatttatgcaTATTTGGCCGGGTGGGAAAGCCCAAGGTCATTTTGGAATGGGTCCAACCTTTCAGACCTCTACTTGAGGCCCAACATAACAATCCCTGTCACAAAAGACAATGCCAGGAACATTGTGAATGATGTCACAGAAACTGGACTTGGGCCAAAAATAGGatgctttttaaaaaatgtatttattaactGCTAAAATTAACTACAGTAACGGTTGGAATTAAATTTTTCCGCTGTATCATACCCAAAACCAAACCGTGACTCCAAAACCGCAATATGTACTGAATCGTGGGTTTAGCGAACCGTTACACCCCTAGTAAATAATGTATATTAGCTATGTCAAGAGTCCAGTATATAAATACGCGGTGTGTATAAACACTAACAAAaaaatgcaatgtacagtagtaattaTATTAGAATAATAACATGTCAAAAGTCCAGTGTATAAATACACAGTGTGAAAAACAGTATAAAAGGAAGTGTCCAGTGTTTAATGTCTCTATGCATGGGACGGCagattggctgtgtgtgtttcagattgACTGCTGGGCTCCGCCTTCTGAGACACAGGCCGCTGCCTGTGGGTAGAGACACCTTGCCTTTCTCACAGCGAAACACCATACTGGACATGGTAGTTTCTCTCTGTGTAACACCAGCAGTGTAATAGAGCTGTATGTGAGTTTCTAAGGGAAAAGAGGATGGGGGTTGGAGGGGGACAACAGAGCACCCAGATGGAGAGGCTAGCTAGCTGCTCCAAGCTATTGAATAGCTGTGGGTATACGTCTGCCCTATACACTAAGATACAGCTCTTACCTAGCGAATCCTCTCAGGAATGcgcagagaaagagaagaggtggAAGTAGTGCCGCTGCAGCTATTTAAGGGGGGGGCAGCCGCAGCATAACCCGGTACACAGGACTAATCAGAAAATCCTTACTCTGAATGTATCCTGCCGCGCGGAAGGATACCATATTGGAGTGATAAAATATAGTACTGCataagaagaacaataacaagagaCGTTGTTTGTTTTGCAGGCTGGAACAATGGAGATGTGTAGTAGCGTGGTGTTGGGAGGCCTGGTGTTGTTGCTTCTACTGTGGTTGTTCAGGCTGAGGAGACAGAGACATGTCCATCTACCCCCAGGACCCTGCGCCCTGCCGCTGCTAGGCAACCTGCATCAGATTGACAAACAGGCCCCCTTCAAGACCCTCACCAAGTGGAGTGGTGTGTATGGGCCAGTGATGACAGTGTATCTTGGGCCCCAGCGAGCCGTGGTGCTGGTGGGGTACGAGGCAGTCAAGGAGGCTCTGGTGGACCAGGCTGAGGATTTCACAGGACGCGCTCCTGTCCCCTTCCTGGTCCTAGTTACCAGGGGATACGGCCTGGCCATCAGTAATGGGGAGCGTTGGCGCCAGCTGCGTCGTTTCACCCTGACCACGCTGAGAGACTTTGGGATGGGCCGTAAGAGGATGGAGGAGTGGATACAGGAGGAGAGCCAACACCTCATAGACAGTCTAGACGCCACTAAAGCCGTGCCTTTCGATCCTCATCCATTCCTGAGTCGCACCGTGTCCAACGTCATCTGCTCCCTGGTGTTCGGCCAGCGCTTCGGTTATGACGATGACAACTTCCTGCATTTGCTCAACATCCTCTCAGCTGTACTGCGCTTTGGAAGCAGCCCCTGCGAACAGCTGTACAACATCTTCCCCTGGCTGATGGAACGCCTGCCTGGTCGGCAGCAAGTCGTGTTCGGCCAGATGGACGAGCTGAGAGGCTTTGTGATGAAAAAGATCCACGAGCACCAGGAGACCATTGACCCAGGCAACCCTAGAGACTTCACAGACTGCTTCCTCACCAGACTCAAGCAGGAGAAGGATGTGTCCTCCTCTGAGTTCCATTACGAGAACCTGGTGTCCACAGTGTTGGACCTCTTCCTTGCAGGAACAGAGACCACCAGCACCACTCTCAGATACGCCTTCATGCTGCTCCTCAAATACCCCGACATTCAGGAGCACGTTCAGCAGGAGATCGACACAGTGATTG
The sequence above is drawn from the Salmo salar chromosome ssa05, Ssal_v3.1, whole genome shotgun sequence genome and encodes:
- the LOC106595913 gene encoding cytochrome P450 2F3, whose amino-acid sequence is MEMCSSVVLGGLVLLLLLWLFRLRRQRHVHLPPGPCALPLLGNLHQIDKQAPFKTLTKWSGVYGPVMTVYLGPQRAVVLVGYEAVKEALVDQAEDFTGRAPVPFLVLVTRGYGLAISNGERWRQLRRFTLTTLRDFGMGRKRMEEWIQEESQHLIDSLDATKAVPFDPHPFLSRTVSNVICSLVFGQRFGYDDDNFLHLLNILSAVLRFGSSPCEQLYNIFPWLMERLPGRQQVVFGQMDELRGFVMKKIHEHQETIDPGNPRDFTDCFLTRLKQEKDVSSSEFHYENLVSTVLDLFLAGTETTSTTLRYAFMLLLKYPDIQEHVQQEIDTVIGRQRVPQMEDRKSLPFTEAVIHEVQRFLDIVPLNLPHYATKNISFRGYTIPQGTVILPMLHSVLRDQNHWATPTTFNPNHFLDQNGNFQTNPAFLAFSAGKRACVGESLARMEIFLFLVSLLQHFSFSCPGGPDSIDLSPEFSSFTNVPRHYQLIATPR